In Blastopirellula sediminis, the following proteins share a genomic window:
- a CDS encoding aspartate-alanine antiporter-like transporter translates to MPAILVLAGVVSFGLLLGQVSLFGLTLGSAGVLFVGLIAGHFQLLVPGGTGEIGLAAFVYCVGLGAGPTFFRSLMQDGRTLALLGAVIVASGTVTAWGVGKLLGLPAELTGGVFAGAMTSTPALGALTTALPDSPDVAVGFGVGYPFGIIGVVAFVQILPKLLGRDLKSAAAGDPNAAATQIIRKLVEIRNPAIVGKRPGGVPMLEACNCQTPRVRDGELLRPTPHDFHFALGQQVMLVGPERNLAGVLDMLGTEVEGADQLLLDAERQRRQIVVTSPEFVGKSLKELHLLSTYGVTITRIRRHDVEFVPSAITRIEFGDMLTAVGEPENWPEVERLAGHRPSTLDQSDILSLAIGLLMGISLGMLPVSIGNQSIQLGLAGGPLIVGLILGHFGRLGPIAGHLPRSARMLLMEAGLALFLASAGVSAGGNFVEVLRSQGIWLCVGAAAVAIVPLAVGFLLADLVMKLRLLKSLGAICGGMTSTPGLAAITSATDAAEPVIAYVAAYPIALFLVTILAPILVELLR, encoded by the coding sequence ATCCCGGCGATTCTGGTGCTGGCTGGGGTCGTCTCGTTCGGCTTGCTGCTGGGCCAGGTCTCTCTGTTTGGGCTGACGCTCGGATCGGCTGGCGTGTTATTCGTCGGGCTGATCGCGGGACACTTCCAACTGCTTGTCCCCGGCGGAACCGGTGAGATCGGCCTGGCGGCGTTCGTCTATTGCGTCGGCCTGGGGGCTGGCCCCACCTTTTTTCGCTCGCTGATGCAGGATGGGCGGACCTTGGCCCTGCTGGGCGCCGTGATCGTCGCAAGCGGAACGGTCACCGCCTGGGGCGTCGGCAAGCTGCTGGGGCTTCCGGCCGAGTTGACCGGCGGGGTCTTCGCCGGAGCAATGACCAGCACGCCGGCGCTGGGGGCTTTGACGACCGCACTTCCCGATAGCCCCGACGTGGCGGTTGGTTTCGGCGTCGGGTATCCCTTCGGGATCATCGGCGTGGTCGCCTTCGTCCAAATCTTGCCGAAACTGCTGGGACGCGACTTGAAGTCAGCCGCGGCCGGCGATCCGAACGCCGCCGCGACGCAGATCATTCGCAAGCTGGTTGAAATCCGCAACCCGGCGATCGTCGGCAAACGTCCCGGCGGCGTGCCGATGCTGGAAGCGTGCAACTGCCAGACGCCGCGCGTGCGGGACGGAGAACTCCTCCGCCCAACCCCGCATGATTTTCATTTCGCCCTTGGGCAACAGGTGATGCTGGTCGGCCCGGAACGCAACCTGGCCGGCGTGCTTGACATGCTGGGAACAGAAGTCGAAGGCGCCGACCAACTGCTGCTCGACGCCGAACGGCAGCGACGACAGATCGTTGTGACGTCGCCGGAGTTCGTTGGGAAGTCGCTCAAAGAGCTTCACCTGTTGTCGACCTATGGCGTGACGATCACACGGATTCGCCGCCACGACGTCGAGTTCGTTCCGTCGGCGATCACGCGGATCGAGTTCGGCGACATGCTGACCGCCGTCGGCGAGCCCGAAAACTGGCCCGAAGTGGAACGTCTGGCGGGACATCGTCCCAGCACGCTCGACCAATCCGACATCTTGTCGCTAGCAATCGGGTTGCTGATGGGAATCAGTCTTGGCATGCTGCCGGTTTCGATCGGCAATCAATCGATCCAACTTGGTCTGGCCGGTGGGCCGCTGATCGTTGGCCTGATCTTGGGACACTTCGGTCGACTTGGTCCGATCGCTGGGCATCTTCCTCGCAGCGCGCGAATGCTGCTGATGGAAGCGGGGCTCGCTCTCTTTCTGGCGAGCGCCGGCGTCTCGGCCGGCGGCAACTTCGTCGAAGTGTTGCGCTCGCAAGGGATCTGGCTCTGCGTTGGCGCTGCAGCCGTGGCGATCGTTCCGCTAGCCGTCGGTTTTCTGCTCGCCGATCTCGTCATGAAGCTCCGCTTACTCAAGTCGCTTGGCGCCATTTGCGGCGGTATGACTTCGACGCCGGGCCTCGCGGCGATCACTTCCGCGACCGACGCCGCCGAACCGGTAATCGCGTATGTCGCCGCTTATCCGATCGCCCTCTTCCTGGTGACGATCCTGGCGCCGATCTTGGTCGAATTGTTGCGGTAG
- a CDS encoding MarR family winged helix-turn-helix transcriptional regulator yields the protein MSKSILQQQLKKSAPFDSLPQETYLNLLRTHNMVAAAPSQLLKQHGLSSAQYNVLRILEAAEPPGLPCLEIVSRMVTRVPDITRLIDRLKEAGLVSRTRSQTDRRVIRIKLTKKGEALIAELAAPLVDIHQLNLGHMTKAELVELNRLLVKARESAENAAAK from the coding sequence GTGTCCAAATCGATCCTGCAGCAACAGCTGAAAAAGTCCGCTCCGTTCGACTCCTTGCCGCAGGAGACGTACTTAAACCTGCTGCGCACGCATAACATGGTCGCCGCCGCGCCCAGCCAATTGTTGAAGCAGCATGGCCTTTCGAGCGCCCAGTACAACGTCCTCCGCATCCTGGAAGCGGCCGAGCCGCCGGGGTTGCCATGTCTCGAAATCGTCAGTCGGATGGTGACTCGGGTGCCGGACATCACCCGCCTGATCGACCGACTGAAAGAGGCGGGCCTGGTCTCGCGGACTCGCTCGCAGACTGACCGCCGCGTGATCCGGATCAAGCTGACGAAAAAGGGGGAGGCGCTGATCGCCGAACTCGCCGCTCCGCTGGTCGACATTCATCAACTGAACCTGGGTCACATGACCAAGGCCGAGCTGGTAGAGTTAAACCGCTTGCTCGTCAAAGCCCGCGAATCGGCGGAGAACGCCGCCGCCAAATAA
- a CDS encoding DUF1559 domain-containing protein, whose protein sequence is MSVSLLQRSGRRSAFTLVELLVVIAIIGVLIALLLPAVQQAREAARRMSCSNQLKQLGLALHNYHDTTKSFPYGSRGSSNMVGWHVAILPFIEQTNLFDQMDMTVNYDTGVNAPFRSTRMEPFLCPSGSSEKADDNSAYYTTHYYGVMGPTGTNPSSGVAYKENTSGSHGGFSREGVWYHDEVRKMRDITDGTSNTLFLGEISWNARNGNATRYRPWSRGGKSNDFMAPCKNVAQPINADYTALFNDMSYGSNHPGGCLFALGDASVRFVGETINYDALLSAASCGGGETLTLD, encoded by the coding sequence ATGTCCGTTTCGTTGCTGCAGCGGTCAGGTCGCCGGTCGGCGTTCACCTTGGTCGAACTGCTCGTCGTCATTGCGATTATCGGGGTATTGATTGCGCTTCTGCTGCCGGCCGTCCAACAGGCTCGCGAAGCGGCTCGTCGAATGTCCTGCTCCAACCAACTGAAGCAGCTTGGCTTGGCGCTGCACAACTACCATGACACCACCAAGAGCTTCCCATACGGCTCGCGCGGCAGCAGCAACATGGTCGGCTGGCACGTCGCCATTTTGCCGTTCATCGAACAGACGAATCTGTTTGATCAGATGGACATGACCGTCAACTACGACACCGGCGTTAACGCGCCGTTCCGCTCGACCCGGATGGAACCGTTCCTCTGCCCGAGCGGTTCGTCGGAAAAAGCGGACGACAACTCCGCCTACTACACCACGCACTACTACGGCGTGATGGGCCCGACCGGAACCAACCCGTCGAGCGGCGTCGCCTACAAAGAAAACACCAGCGGCAGTCACGGCGGTTTCTCAAGAGAAGGGGTCTGGTACCACGACGAAGTTCGCAAAATGCGCGACATCACCGACGGCACCAGCAACACGCTCTTCCTGGGCGAAATCTCGTGGAACGCACGCAACGGCAACGCGACGCGTTATCGTCCCTGGTCGCGCGGCGGCAAGTCGAACGACTTCATGGCGCCTTGCAAGAACGTCGCCCAGCCAATCAACGCCGACTACACGGCCCTGTTCAACGACATGAGCTACGGCAGCAATCACCCGGGCGGCTGCTTGTTCGCCTTGGGCGACGCTTCGGTCCGCTTCGTCGGAGAAACGATCAACTATGACGCTCTGCTGTCCGCGGCCAGCTGCGGCGGCGGCGAAACGCTGACGCTCGACTAA
- a CDS encoding HAD-IA family hydrolase yields the protein MLRSPHLVRCVLFDAVGTLIYPHPSVAAVYQAAGVANGCDLPIETIRTRFREALVHYSVSADLRSDETLERQRWRQIVAHVFAESERPDAILERLWNHFAQDDSWSVYEDALPTLEKLGPSYRIGLASNFDQRLRGIAGHWPCLADAMLFVSSEVGWAKPSPLFYGLIAQVLQLQPHQILLVGDDARNDYHGATAAGYQALYLTRDGNVPEDIEAEATIQSLTEVVTRLA from the coding sequence GTGCTTCGTTCTCCGCATCTGGTCCGCTGCGTCTTGTTTGACGCAGTGGGGACGTTGATCTATCCGCATCCCAGCGTCGCAGCCGTCTATCAGGCGGCCGGCGTCGCCAATGGATGCGATTTGCCGATCGAGACGATCCGGACGCGGTTTCGCGAGGCGCTGGTGCACTACTCGGTTTCGGCCGATCTTCGTTCGGACGAAACGCTGGAACGCCAACGGTGGCGGCAGATCGTCGCGCACGTCTTCGCCGAATCGGAAAGGCCTGACGCAATCTTGGAGCGACTTTGGAATCACTTCGCCCAGGACGACAGCTGGAGCGTCTATGAAGATGCGCTGCCAACGCTGGAGAAACTGGGCCCCAGCTACCGAATCGGCCTGGCGTCGAACTTCGATCAACGCCTAAGAGGAATCGCCGGGCATTGGCCCTGCCTGGCCGATGCGATGCTGTTCGTCTCGTCTGAGGTCGGCTGGGCGAAGCCGAGCCCGCTCTTTTACGGGCTGATCGCCCAAGTGCTCCAGCTGCAGCCGCATCAGATCTTGCTGGTCGGCGACGACGCGCGCAACGACTATCACGGCGCCACGGCGGCCGGCTATCAGGCGTTGTATCTGACGCGCGACGGCAACGTGCCGGAAGACATCGAAGCGGAAGCGACCATTCAGTCGCTGACCGAAGTTGTGACGCGGCTCGCATAA
- a CDS encoding site-2 protease family protein, translating to MDYVLLAETNFLGILTNLGFFAMGVAGLGLVIFIHELGHFLAAKACGVKCEKFYVGFDAPISIGPWKFSALWKKQWGETEYGIGTIPLGGYVKMLGQDDNPAAAEEEIARSKEGGEGGQHDPRSYLAKSVPQRMMIISAGVTFNVISAVIFAAIAYMIGVSYTPCDVAYAQPGGPAWIAGIRPGDKILSVTPGAEPNENLRFRKDLTLAVVMNGDEKAMPIVIRRDDKLLDFDVQPKKPFPKADFPLLGISPENTLKVAKPSEEYAMLVGDPEWMKQLQTDDLLVEVDGKPIANYVEWENILATRPADTLKLKFERTEGSGDAAKKSTYDIELPPTPYRQTGLVMEMTPIEHVQAGSPAETQGLKAGDKLVKIGDVTAADGYTLASRSAKYAGQTVDVVITRDGEEKTFLIPMRRPLQYNTQSGYGSELAVDMLGVSYSLTNRVADVLAGSPAEAAGLKAGDEIRTLKLKPTDSQKESGYSWPKSDEPLKLIEDEVDWQDAFNAAFQYLPAEVPVEVIFHREGTNETQTALITPVDSKDQFIEHRYIVFVSPSPKYVAKSLGEAFALGFQETGSGMGQVFAMLRKLVTGKVPLAGFGGPGTILAVATSESSQGLGRLLLFLTLISANLAVINFMPIPVLDGGHMVFLLYEGIMGKPLDEKWMMRLTFAGLAFVLLLMICVIGLDINRFLPWITG from the coding sequence GTGGATTACGTGCTGTTAGCCGAGACGAATTTTCTGGGCATTCTGACCAACCTCGGCTTTTTCGCCATGGGCGTCGCTGGACTGGGCCTCGTGATTTTCATTCACGAGCTGGGTCACTTTTTGGCCGCGAAGGCCTGCGGCGTGAAGTGCGAAAAGTTCTACGTCGGGTTTGACGCTCCGATTTCGATCGGCCCTTGGAAGTTCAGCGCCCTCTGGAAAAAGCAGTGGGGCGAAACCGAATACGGCATCGGGACGATTCCGCTCGGCGGTTACGTCAAGATGCTCGGCCAGGACGACAATCCGGCCGCCGCCGAAGAAGAAATCGCTCGATCCAAGGAAGGGGGCGAAGGTGGTCAACATGACCCGCGCAGCTACCTGGCCAAGTCGGTTCCGCAGCGCATGATGATCATTTCGGCCGGCGTGACGTTCAACGTCATCTCGGCGGTTATCTTCGCCGCGATCGCCTACATGATCGGCGTCAGCTACACGCCGTGCGACGTCGCTTACGCTCAGCCTGGCGGACCGGCCTGGATCGCCGGTATTCGTCCCGGCGACAAGATCTTGTCAGTCACCCCCGGCGCCGAGCCGAACGAGAACCTCCGGTTCCGCAAAGACCTGACGCTCGCCGTCGTGATGAACGGCGACGAAAAGGCGATGCCGATCGTGATTCGCCGCGACGACAAGCTCCTCGATTTTGACGTCCAGCCGAAGAAGCCGTTCCCGAAGGCCGACTTCCCGCTGTTGGGAATCTCCCCCGAAAACACGCTGAAAGTCGCCAAGCCGAGCGAAGAGTACGCGATGCTGGTCGGCGATCCGGAATGGATGAAGCAACTGCAAACCGACGACCTGCTGGTCGAAGTCGACGGCAAGCCGATCGCCAATTACGTCGAGTGGGAAAACATCCTCGCGACTCGCCCGGCCGATACGCTGAAGCTGAAGTTTGAGCGGACCGAAGGTTCCGGCGACGCTGCGAAGAAGTCGACCTACGACATCGAACTGCCGCCGACCCCCTATCGCCAGACCGGTCTGGTGATGGAGATGACGCCGATCGAGCATGTGCAAGCTGGTTCGCCGGCCGAAACGCAAGGTTTGAAGGCCGGGGACAAGCTGGTGAAGATCGGCGACGTTACGGCCGCCGACGGCTATACGCTCGCTTCCCGTTCGGCCAAGTACGCCGGGCAGACGGTCGACGTGGTAATTACCCGCGACGGCGAAGAGAAGACTTTCCTGATCCCGATGCGTCGGCCGCTGCAGTACAACACGCAAAGCGGCTACGGCAGCGAGTTGGCGGTCGACATGCTGGGCGTTTCCTATTCGCTGACCAATCGCGTCGCCGACGTCTTGGCCGGAAGTCCCGCCGAAGCGGCCGGCCTGAAAGCGGGAGACGAGATCCGCACGCTGAAGCTAAAGCCGACCGACTCGCAAAAGGAATCGGGCTACTCGTGGCCGAAGAGCGACGAACCGCTGAAGCTGATCGAAGACGAGGTCGATTGGCAAGACGCGTTCAACGCCGCGTTCCAGTATCTGCCGGCCGAAGTTCCGGTCGAAGTGATTTTCCACCGGGAAGGGACCAACGAAACGCAAACCGCGTTGATCACGCCGGTCGACTCCAAAGATCAGTTCATCGAACATCGCTACATCGTCTTCGTCTCGCCCAGCCCGAAGTACGTCGCCAAATCGCTTGGCGAAGCGTTCGCGCTTGGTTTCCAGGAAACCGGCAGCGGAATGGGCCAGGTCTTCGCGATGCTTCGCAAGCTGGTGACCGGCAAAGTGCCGCTCGCCGGGTTTGGCGGACCGGGAACGATCCTGGCGGTCGCGACCAGCGAATCGTCGCAAGGGCTCGGACGGTTGTTGCTCTTTTTGACGCTGATCAGCGCCAACCTGGCGGTGATCAACTTCATGCCGATTCCGGTTCTCGACGGCGGGCACATGGTCTTTCTGCTGTACGAAGGAATCATGGGTAAACCGCTCGACGAGAAATGGATGATGCGGCTCACCTTCGCCGGCTTAGCTTTCGTGTTGCTGCTGATGATCTGCGTGATCGGGCTCGATATCAATCGCTTCCTGCCTTGGATCACGGGGTAA
- a CDS encoding 1-deoxy-D-xylulose-5-phosphate reductoisomerase, giving the protein MTAAPQNVALLGATGSIGRSTLDVIAASAGRYQCYLLTAHQKLDELAAAARQFVPRYVVATDAEAAASRDWSDLPADTELRIGPDAIAELVAHDDVDIVVAAIVGRAGLEGTWAALEAGKRVALANKETLVLAGGLAMRLAAERNAQILPVDSEHSAIFQALQAGKSNEVARIILTASGGPFRHHTLEQLEQVTTAEALNHPTWKMGPKITIDSATMMNKALEVIEARWLFDMPAEKIDVVVHPQSVVHSLVEYVDGSVMAQLSPPDMKLPIQYAMSYPERFPGPARRLDFTIASAWEFQPPDFDRFPALLLGKEAAERGGTTGAVLNAANEAAVQSFLDGEISFTDISRACRAALDSHDFDPNPTIDQLLALDAWARREVSAWITCC; this is encoded by the coding sequence ATGACGGCCGCACCTCAAAATGTTGCGTTGCTTGGCGCTACCGGTAGCATCGGACGCAGCACGCTCGATGTGATCGCCGCGTCGGCCGGTCGCTATCAGTGCTATCTGTTGACGGCGCATCAAAAACTGGACGAACTTGCCGCCGCCGCGCGACAGTTTGTTCCCCGGTATGTGGTCGCCACCGACGCCGAAGCGGCGGCAAGTCGCGATTGGTCCGATCTGCCGGCCGATACCGAACTGCGAATCGGCCCCGATGCGATCGCCGAATTGGTCGCGCATGACGACGTCGATATCGTCGTCGCGGCGATTGTCGGACGAGCGGGACTGGAAGGAACCTGGGCCGCCCTGGAAGCCGGCAAACGGGTCGCCCTTGCAAACAAAGAAACGCTGGTTCTGGCCGGGGGGCTGGCGATGCGGTTGGCCGCCGAGCGAAACGCCCAGATTCTGCCGGTCGACAGCGAACATAGCGCCATTTTCCAGGCGCTCCAGGCGGGCAAATCGAACGAAGTGGCCCGGATCATTTTGACCGCGTCGGGCGGGCCGTTTCGACATCACACGCTTGAGCAGCTGGAGCAAGTCACGACCGCCGAGGCCCTAAATCACCCAACTTGGAAAATGGGGCCTAAGATTACGATCGATTCAGCGACCATGATGAATAAGGCGCTGGAAGTGATCGAGGCTCGCTGGTTGTTCGATATGCCGGCCGAAAAGATCGACGTGGTGGTCCACCCCCAATCGGTGGTTCATTCGCTGGTCGAGTACGTCGACGGGTCGGTGATGGCGCAATTGAGCCCCCCCGACATGAAATTACCGATACAATACGCAATGTCGTATCCCGAGCGCTTCCCTGGCCCCGCTCGAAGGCTAGACTTCACCATCGCGTCCGCTTGGGAGTTCCAGCCTCCAGACTTCGACCGCTTTCCCGCGTTGTTGTTGGGAAAAGAGGCGGCCGAACGCGGGGGGACGACCGGAGCGGTCTTGAATGCCGCCAACGAGGCGGCGGTGCAGAGTTTTCTCGACGGCGAGATCTCTTTCACCGACATATCCCGGGCATGTCGTGCTGCGCTGGACAGCCACGACTTTGACCCGAACCCAACGATTGATCAACTACTCGCGCTCGACGCATGGGCGCGTAGGGAGGTTTCCGCGTGGATTACGTGCTGTTAG
- the ftsH gene encoding ATP-dependent zinc metalloprotease FtsH → MDNHDEPPRRSGDSRANNSILYIVVAIVVAFFIAIYFIRPSRDTITPAQLVDLIDAHEPDASGKPVGSLSIENSKGKKILYSNFRNATVSKSMVSAVVDREDLDADNKDIASSKQKGVPIVTYLPGDEQSLNEITDALKAHGFKDYSGDPGDGFLEIYGGLLFMTALIVILFYLMMRRLGGAGSAIAFGRSRGKMHMQDDLNISFEDVAGIEEAVEEVKEIVDFLRSPDKYQELGGRIPKGVLLVGPPGTGKTLLAKAIAGEAGVTFFSLSGSDFVEMFVGVGAARVRDMFQQAAAKSPCIIFIDELDALGKTRGSGMVGGHDEREQTLNALLVEMDGFDSNSGIIIIAATNRPEMLDPALLRPGRFDRQVLVDRPDAAGRADILKVHVKSVKLDESVDVKKVASITAGFAGADLANLVNEAALLAARKGKPAVSMEEFDEGVERVTAGLEKKQRVMQEEEKNRVAYHESGHALVAYCLPNTDPVHKVSIIPRGLAALGYTMQRPTEDRFLMTQGELESRIQVLLAGTVAEEMVYDEISTGASNDLERATELARGMVTDYGMSRLGRVNYRQSGRSAFIPEASDERSRSHSEETTREIDIEIKRILDEMLQKTRSLLSDRRDALIALAKRLIEVESVDGEELRRVIEEHSHGPRIVPGTDAPKRTRVTGEAEKQDEGDSSTAEGAS, encoded by the coding sequence ATGGATAATCACGACGAACCCCCTCGCCGTTCGGGCGACTCTCGCGCTAACAACTCGATCCTGTACATCGTTGTGGCGATCGTCGTCGCGTTTTTCATCGCGATTTACTTCATTCGCCCCTCACGCGATACGATCACGCCGGCCCAGCTGGTCGACCTGATCGATGCGCATGAGCCCGACGCCTCCGGCAAGCCGGTCGGCAGTCTGTCGATCGAAAACTCGAAGGGGAAGAAGATCCTCTATTCGAATTTTCGGAACGCGACCGTCAGCAAGTCGATGGTCAGCGCGGTTGTCGATCGCGAAGATCTCGACGCCGACAATAAAGACATCGCTTCGAGCAAGCAAAAAGGGGTGCCGATCGTCACCTACTTGCCCGGCGACGAGCAGAGCCTGAACGAAATCACCGACGCCCTGAAGGCGCACGGCTTTAAAGACTACAGCGGCGATCCGGGAGACGGCTTCCTCGAGATCTACGGCGGTCTCCTCTTCATGACCGCGTTGATCGTGATCCTCTTCTACCTGATGATGCGTCGTCTCGGCGGCGCCGGCAGCGCGATCGCGTTCGGTCGCAGCCGCGGCAAGATGCACATGCAGGACGACCTCAACATCTCGTTTGAGGATGTCGCCGGCATCGAAGAAGCGGTCGAAGAAGTCAAAGAAATCGTCGACTTCCTCCGCTCTCCGGACAAATACCAAGAGCTGGGCGGTCGCATTCCGAAGGGAGTGCTGCTGGTCGGTCCTCCGGGAACCGGCAAAACGCTCCTCGCCAAGGCGATCGCCGGCGAAGCAGGCGTCACCTTCTTCAGCTTGTCCGGCTCGGACTTTGTCGAAATGTTCGTCGGCGTCGGCGCCGCGCGTGTTCGCGACATGTTCCAGCAAGCGGCGGCCAAAAGCCCCTGCATCATTTTCATCGACGAACTCGACGCCCTCGGCAAGACCCGCGGCTCCGGCATGGTGGGCGGGCATGATGAACGAGAACAAACGCTCAACGCCCTCCTCGTCGAGATGGACGGTTTCGACTCCAACAGCGGGATCATCATCATCGCGGCGACCAACCGTCCCGAGATGCTCGATCCGGCGCTGCTTCGTCCCGGTCGTTTCGATCGCCAGGTGCTGGTCGATCGTCCCGACGCCGCCGGTCGCGCCGACATTTTGAAGGTCCACGTCAAATCGGTGAAGCTCGACGAATCGGTCGACGTGAAGAAGGTCGCTTCGATCACCGCCGGTTTCGCCGGCGCCGATCTGGCCAATCTGGTCAACGAAGCGGCCCTGCTCGCCGCTCGTAAAGGAAAGCCCGCCGTCTCGATGGAAGAATTCGACGAAGGGGTCGAACGGGTCACGGCCGGTCTCGAGAAGAAACAACGCGTGATGCAGGAAGAGGAAAAGAACCGCGTCGCCTACCACGAAAGTGGACACGCGCTGGTCGCCTACTGCCTGCCGAATACCGATCCGGTTCACAAAGTGTCGATCATTCCCCGCGGTCTGGCGGCGCTTGGTTACACGATGCAGCGTCCGACCGAAGATCGCTTCCTGATGACCCAGGGAGAGCTCGAAAGCCGCATCCAAGTGCTGCTGGCCGGGACCGTGGCCGAAGAGATGGTTTACGACGAAATCTCGACCGGCGCCTCGAACGACTTGGAACGCGCGACCGAATTGGCCCGCGGCATGGTGACCGACTACGGCATGAGCCGATTGGGCCGCGTCAACTATCGCCAAAGCGGACGTTCCGCCTTCATTCCGGAAGCCTCGGATGAACGGAGTCGCTCGCACAGCGAAGAGACGACCCGCGAGATCGACATCGAAATCAAGCGGATCCTCGACGAAATGCTGCAAAAGACCCGCTCGCTCCTTTCCGACCGCCGCGACGCGCTGATCGCCCTGGCCAAACGGCTGATCGAAGTCGAATCGGTCGATGGCGAAGAACTGCGCCGCGTGATCGAAGAGCATTCGCACGGTCCCCGCATCGTCCCCGGCACCGACGCGCCGAAGCGAACTCGCGTTACCGGCGAAGCCGAGAAGCAGGACGAAGGGGATTCGTCGACCGCCGAAGGCGCCAGCTAA
- the fmt gene encoding methionyl-tRNA formyltransferase: MLRIVMMGTGPFAVPSFRRLLDSQHQVLALLTQPPRVLRGNRQPPPSPMRAVAEEAGLPVHWPESVNTPEAHEILRSYDADLFVVCDYGQILSAESLSLAKLGGINLHGSLLPKYRGAAPVNWAMHNGDPETGVTVIHMTPKLDGGPILAVAKTPIDPDEDAVELEERLSQLGVEPVMQSIALLEEHGLNPPGELQDPAKVTKARRLRKEDGDLPWARTAQEIYNQHRAFQPWPGTFTHWLRDGAEPLRLIVKRMTPLASDARVAPGQVAAVDDGRLVVATAAGQISLDEVQPAGKRVMQAAEFLNGYGVRPGDFFGSFEPISGEDGAPPTSHGNRA; encoded by the coding sequence ATGCTACGAATTGTGATGATGGGAACCGGTCCTTTCGCCGTGCCGAGCTTCCGCCGCCTCCTCGACTCCCAGCATCAGGTCCTCGCCCTGCTGACGCAGCCGCCGCGCGTCTTGCGCGGCAATCGCCAGCCGCCTCCCAGCCCGATGCGAGCCGTCGCTGAAGAGGCGGGCCTGCCGGTTCATTGGCCCGAAAGCGTCAATACGCCCGAAGCGCACGAAATCTTGCGCAGCTACGACGCCGATCTGTTCGTCGTCTGCGACTATGGCCAGATCTTGTCGGCTGAGTCGCTGTCGCTCGCCAAGTTGGGCGGTATCAACCTCCACGGCTCCTTGCTTCCCAAGTACCGCGGCGCCGCGCCCGTGAACTGGGCGATGCACAACGGCGATCCGGAGACCGGCGTCACTGTGATCCACATGACGCCGAAGCTCGACGGCGGTCCGATCCTGGCGGTCGCCAAAACGCCGATCGATCCGGACGAAGACGCCGTCGAACTGGAAGAGCGACTCTCGCAACTCGGCGTTGAGCCAGTGATGCAGTCGATCGCGCTGCTCGAAGAGCATGGCCTCAACCCGCCGGGCGAGTTGCAAGACCCGGCGAAAGTCACCAAAGCGCGACGCTTGCGGAAAGAAGATGGCGATCTGCCGTGGGCTCGCACGGCGCAAGAGATCTACAACCAGCATCGCGCCTTCCAGCCGTGGCCCGGGACCTTTACCCATTGGCTGCGCGACGGCGCCGAACCGCTGCGGTTAATCGTCAAACGCATGACGCCGCTGGCGAGCGACGCTCGCGTCGCGCCGGGACAAGTCGCTGCGGTCGACGACGGCCGTTTGGTCGTGGCGACCGCGGCGGGACAGATCTCGCTCGACGAAGTCCAACCGGCCGGCAAGCGAGTGATGCAAGCGGCCGAGTTTTTGAACGGCTATGGAGTCCGCCCCGGCGACTTCTTCGGCTCATTCGAGCCGATATCCGGCGAAGATGGGGCTCCGCCGACTAGTCACGGCAATCGAGCGTAA